The DNA window CAGGTGACCGGCGGCCTGGCGCAGCCCAAGGTCCTGCAGCGTGCGCTGCACGGCCTCTATGCTCACTCCTAAGGCTTCCATCCGGCGCGGGTCCATCTCGATGCGTACCTCGCGGTCAACCCCACCCAAGATGCGGATGTCCGCCACGCCCTCCAGGCCCAGCAGAGGCGGACGTACCTTCTCCTTGGCCATGCGTCGCAGGGTTTGCAAGTCAAAGGGGCCGAGCAGGCGGTAGGAGAGCAAGACGTCGGTCTGAAACTCCTTGGGCACGTATTTCTGGATTTGCGGCGGAAAGGCCCCGTAGGGCAGCTCCTCGCGCGCGACGGCCAGTTTCTCGTTGAGCTCGAAGGTGGCAAAGTCCATGTTGGTGCCGCGCTCGAACTCGACCTCGACGGTGGAGAGCCCCTCTTCCGAGGTGGAGCGCACTTTGCGCACGCCAGTGACCGTGGCTGCCACCGCCTCGATTGGGGAGGTCACAAAGAGTTCCACCATCTCCGGGGAGCTATTTGGCCACTGCGTCAGTACCGAGAGGCGAGGAAAGTCCACCTCGGGGGTGAGTTCCAGTGGGAGGTGACTCAGCGAAAAGAGCCCGGTGGCCAGGATGATCAGATAGACCATGGCTGTAGCCACCGGCCGCTGTAACGAGGTCTTGACCAGATTCACCGTCGCCCCTCAGCTCATCACGGTGCACTCCTTGCCTACCACGTCAGTGGCTGGGGTTGCCCCAACTCCCTTGCAGGGGCGCTGTCCAATTCTGCGTTCATCCCTTGTCCCCGCGGGCAAGGAGCGAGTACAGCAGGGGCACCACCAGCAGGGTGACAGCCGTGGAAATGAACAGGCCACCGATCAGGACAATTGCCAGCGGTCTCTGCAGCTCAGCGCCTTGTCCCCAGCCAACGGCCATGGGCAGCAGACCCAAGATGGTCGTCACCGAGGTCATGACGATGGGACGGAGGCGTATGCGGCCGGCCTGCAAGATGGCCTGTCGCATGGGCAATCCTTGCCTGAGCAGCTGATTGGTAAAGTCCACCTTGACAATGGAATCGTTGACGGCGATTCCTGCCAGCACAATGACGCCGATCAGGGTGATGGCGTTCAGGCTCAGGCGGGCAAGCAGGAAGAGCAGCGCCGTACCTGCCACCGTCAGCGGGACGTCCAGCATGATGATGAAGGGCTGGCGTAGCGACTCGAACTGGGCGGCCAGGATCATGTAGATCAGGGCCACCGACAGCAGCAGCGCGTAGGCGAGGCTGCGGAAGGACTGGCTGAGTTCTTCGCGTTCGCCCCCAAGCAGCACGCGGTAGTCCGGAGGTGTGGCCAGCCCTTCCAGCCGCCGGCCGATGTCGCGCAGCACGTCCCCGGCGGCCCGTCCCTCCACTGCCCCGATCAGCATAAGTTCCCGGACCTGGTCCTCGCGGCGGATTTCGGTCGGCCCTTGCACATATTGGTAACGAATCAACTCGCGCAGAGGAACGCCGCCTGGACTGGCGTGCAGGCGTGCGGTCAACAGGTCTTCCATGTCGTCGCGGTCCTCGGCACGTGGCCGCACCAGCACGTCAATTTTCTGGTCAAAGTCTTTGAACTGCGTGGCCACATGCCCCTTCACCGAATGCTGAATGAAACGTGCCACTTGTGCGGCCGAGAAGCCGAACATGGCGGCGCGCTCGCGGTCGATCTGAATGCGCACCTCGGGCCGCCCCTCTTCCCCCTGCTGCTGTAAGGCAGTCAAACCAGGGACCCCAGCCAGGCGACGTTCCACCTCACGGGCAATTTCCTTGGCCACGGCAAAGTCCTCCCCTTGCACCTTTACCGCCACCGGTGGTTCGGTCGTGCCCAGCACCTGCTGGAGGACGTTGGCGGCCTCGTTCACGCGCACGTGCGCATCGGTAAGATGCGCGGCCTGTTCGCGCAGCGCCGCCATCAGCTGCCAACTGCTGCGCTCACCTCGCCCTTTCAGGCGCACGTGCACCTTGCCGCGATGGAGCGCCGCCTCTTCGGTGAAGATGGCCAGGGGGTCCTCGATGAGGCCAATGGTGGAAAAGACCGCCTCCACCTCAGGCTGCGCCAGCAACCACTGCTCCACGCGGGCAACGCGCGCGGCAGTCGCCTCTAAGGTTGCGCCCACTGGGGCCTCCACCTCTACCACAAACTCCCCTTGGTCAACTCTGGGCATGAACTCACGGGGCAGCAAGAACGCCACCCCCGACCCCAAAGCCAGCACCCCCAATACCGCTGTGAGGGCCAGGCGGCGATGGTCGAGCACCCGGGCCTCTGCCCTCTCGTACCACGCGGTGAACGCCGCCAAAATGTGGTCGGAAAAGGCAAAGACGCGGCGCAGGGCCTGCCGAGTAGGGGTGAAAAG is part of the candidate division KSB1 bacterium genome and encodes:
- a CDS encoding efflux RND transporter permease subunit, encoding MHLSELAVRRPVATAMFFLAVVLLGVVSLSRLSVDLLPDLAYPKLTVWTTYAEAGPIEIEEFVTRPIEEAASTVAGLRHVRSVSREGLSLVTLEFHWGVDMDFASLAVREKLDQLRWVLPREAGRPSILRLDPRSQPIMAISLAGGDLIRLRDLAREVFRRRLEQLKGVAMAAVTGGLEREIHVDVDTRRLATFGLTLDQLSAALAAANYSLPGGSIRRGLYRYSLRALGEFQSPEEIATVVVGRAPDGALVRVADIARVEDSFRERESITRFNGSESIGLLVKKEAGANTVEVSRRVRQVLAQLHQEYPALQVAVAYDQAEFISGAIANVKQAILAGGLLAFLVLFFFLHDLRQPINIGLSMPLSLLFALTLFYFAGVNLNLMSLGGLALGIGMLVDNSIVILENIFRHRQLGRGHMEAAVLGAREVAMPVLASTLTTIAVFLPIVYVHGVAGQLFRDQALAVTFSLLASLGVALTLLPMRFSRFAARGRDKGAPAAGGRQRKGGLWMAMGLLRKGAMRLWQALASPLRAAGARLFTPTRQALRRVFAFSDHILAAFTAWYERAEARVLDHRRLALTAVLGVLALGSGVAFLLPREFMPRVDQGEFVVEVEAPVGATLEATAARVARVEQWLLAQPEVEAVFSTIGLIEDPLAIFTEEAALHRGKVHVRLKGRGERSSWQLMAALREQAAHLTDAHVRVNEAANVLQQVLGTTEPPVAVKVQGEDFAVAKEIAREVERRLAGVPGLTALQQQGEEGRPEVRIQIDRERAAMFGFSAAQVARFIQHSVKGHVATQFKDFDQKIDVLVRPRAEDRDDMEDLLTARLHASPGGVPLRELIRYQYVQGPTEIRREDQVRELMLIGAVEGRAAGDVLRDIGRRLEGLATPPDYRVLLGGEREELSQSFRSLAYALLLSVALIYMILAAQFESLRQPFIIMLDVPLTVAGTALLFLLARLSLNAITLIGVIVLAGIAVNDSIVKVDFTNQLLRQGLPMRQAILQAGRIRLRPIVMTSVTTILGLLPMAVGWGQGAELQRPLAIVLIGGLFISTAVTLLVVPLLYSLLARGDKG